In a single window of the Coffea eugenioides isolate CCC68of chromosome 3, Ceug_1.0, whole genome shotgun sequence genome:
- the LOC113764847 gene encoding uncharacterized protein LOC113764847 isoform X2 encodes MDHMFFMYGDFEDDIECCRVVNEEAIPVPNSSARLENPFPAKLSTGFDLSVKGGKVDNLGSVPKYGDVVCREEEVKIEIDNKVVGVVAEDPVEKDMEKCKSVSAKKPPKPPRPPRGLSLDAADQKLIRELAELAAIKRAKIERIKALRKMKAAKASPSSSSSSGSLFAMLCTVIFCVVIICQGMSSRNNAAVIPAGPRDGRFIAVQDPVNLSAVAKNSVHSEPPK; translated from the exons ATGGATCACATGTTTTTTATGTATGGGGACTTTGAAGATGATATTGAGTGTTGTAGAGTTGTGAATGAAGAAGCAATTCCTGTACCTAATTCAAGTGCTAGACTAGAAAATCCTTTTCCAGCAAAGCTTTCTACTGGTTTTGATTTGTCAGTCAAGGGAGGAAAAGTGGATAATTTGGGCAGTGTTCCTAAATATGGGGATGTGGTATGTCGGGAGGAGGAAGTGAAGATAGAGATAGACAACAAGGTGGTTGGAGTGGTGGCTGAAGACCCAGTGGAGAAGGACATGGAGAAGTGTAAATCAGTGAGTGCTAAGAAGCCTCCAAAACCTCCCCGGCCTCCCAGAGGATTGTCACTGGATGCTGCTGATCAAAAGCTGATCAGAGAGTTAGCTGAACTTGCTGCTATCAAACGCGCAAAGATTGAGCGGATTAAGGCACTAAGGAAAATGAAAGCTGCAAAAGCATCACCATCTTCTTCATCCTCTAGTGGAAGCTTATTTGCCATGCTGTGTACTGTTATCTTTTGTGTTGTTATTATATGCCAAG GAATGTCGTCTAGAAATAACGCAGCTGTAATTCCAGCTGGACCAAGGGATGGTAGATTCATTGCAGTTCAGGACCCCGTGAATCTCTCTGCCGTTGCAAAAAATTCGGTGCATTCTGAACCTCCCAAGTAG
- the LOC113765696 gene encoding cell wall / vacuolar inhibitor of fructosidase 1-like encodes MRSFAFSCIVLAILPSLSTSYALPPLNLKKSNHIFMVREKVNDLIENTCRNTPDYQLCFSTLLSDPRSFDADTYGLGLIIVDALKDKATSAVNAINRLKGSNPEFIRPLIKCSISYNAILKADIPEAIEGLRKGVPKFAEYGMADTAVEVRGCENSFKQSNSPLTDLNKQVYDLSIVAKSIIRMLL; translated from the coding sequence atgaggagtTTTGCTTTTTCTTGCATAGTTCTTGCAATCCTTCCATCGCTGAGCACAAGTTATGCATTGCCACCCCTAAACTTAAAGAAAAGCAACCATATTTTCATGGTAAGGGAGAAAGTTAATGACCTGATAGAGAATACCTGCAGGAACACCCCTGACTATCAACTTTGCTTCTCAACTCTACTGTCCGATCCTCGAAGCTTCGACGCAGATACTTATGGTCTGGGCCTCATCATAGTTGACGCACTCAAAGATAAGGCAACCTCCGCGGTGAATGCCATCAACAGGCTTAAAGGCTCTAATCCAGAATTCATCCGTCCCTTGATCAAGTGCAGCATCTCATACAATGCAATCCTAAAAGCGGATATTCCTGAAGCAATTGAAGGTTTGAGGAAAGGGGTTCCCAAATTCGCCGAATATGGCATGGCTGACACTGCTGTAGAAGTTCGAGGATGCGAGAATAGTTTCAAGCAGTCCAACTCACCGCTCACTGACCTGAACAAACAAGTCTACGATCTTTCCATTGTAGCTAAATCAATAATCAGGATGCTGCTGTGA
- the LOC113764847 gene encoding uncharacterized protein LOC113764847 isoform X1, protein MDHMFFMYGDFEDDIECCRVVNEEAIPVPNSSARLENPFPAKLSTGFDLSVKGGKVDNLGSVPKYGDVVCREEEVKIEIDNKVVGVVAEDPVEKDMEKCKSVSAKKPPKPPRPPRGLSLDAADQKLIRELAELAAIKRAKIERIKALRKMKAAKASPSSSSSSGSLFAMLCTVIFCVVIICQGMSSRNNAAVIPAGPRDGRFIAVQDPVNLSAVAKNSVHSEPPNIEEHASGLDTGNSGKRAIGERKLAEK, encoded by the exons ATGGATCACATGTTTTTTATGTATGGGGACTTTGAAGATGATATTGAGTGTTGTAGAGTTGTGAATGAAGAAGCAATTCCTGTACCTAATTCAAGTGCTAGACTAGAAAATCCTTTTCCAGCAAAGCTTTCTACTGGTTTTGATTTGTCAGTCAAGGGAGGAAAAGTGGATAATTTGGGCAGTGTTCCTAAATATGGGGATGTGGTATGTCGGGAGGAGGAAGTGAAGATAGAGATAGACAACAAGGTGGTTGGAGTGGTGGCTGAAGACCCAGTGGAGAAGGACATGGAGAAGTGTAAATCAGTGAGTGCTAAGAAGCCTCCAAAACCTCCCCGGCCTCCCAGAGGATTGTCACTGGATGCTGCTGATCAAAAGCTGATCAGAGAGTTAGCTGAACTTGCTGCTATCAAACGCGCAAAGATTGAGCGGATTAAGGCACTAAGGAAAATGAAAGCTGCAAAAGCATCACCATCTTCTTCATCCTCTAGTGGAAGCTTATTTGCCATGCTGTGTACTGTTATCTTTTGTGTTGTTATTATATGCCAAG GAATGTCGTCTAGAAATAACGCAGCTGTAATTCCAGCTGGACCAAGGGATGGTAGATTCATTGCAGTTCAGGACCCCGTGAATCTCTCTGCCGTTGCAAAAAATTCGGTGCATTCTGAACCTCCCAA TATAGAGGAACATGCTTCTGGTTTAGATACTGGGAATTCTGGGAAGAGAGCTATTGGTGAACGAAAGCTGGCTGAGAAGTAG